A region of Massilia sp. WG5 DNA encodes the following proteins:
- the lplT gene encoding lysophospholipid transporter LplT: MNRGFYTIMAAQFFSSLADNALIFVAIGLLTAMKAPPSLTPLLKLSFVLFYVLLAAFVGAFADSMPKGRVMFIANLIKVFGCCLIFFGVHPLIACAVVGFGAAVYSPAKYGILTELLPPEKLVAANGWIEGLTVMSIILGTVMGGALVSTHGGAWLMTLDFPVIDTGIDTPVKASLAVLIAVYALAALFNLRIPDTGAHYEHQERNPIKLIADFAECSATLWKDKLGQISLAVTTLFWGAGATLQFIVLKWAERSLHMKLDKASTLIGVVAIGVAVGAAMAAKMIPLKKSLTVIPLGIIMGIVVMAMTLVYSVTVAVPLLLIIGLLSGFFVVPMNALLQHRGHVLMSAGHSIAVQNFNENLSILTMLAVYAIMITLNLDLNVIIVLFGFALAGLMFLIGRRHAANQREHDSLALIGEHKH, encoded by the coding sequence ATGAATCGTGGTTTTTACACCATCATGGCGGCGCAGTTTTTTTCGTCGCTGGCAGATAACGCATTGATCTTCGTTGCGATCGGTCTGCTGACGGCGATGAAAGCCCCACCCTCGCTGACGCCCCTGCTGAAGCTGTCCTTCGTGCTGTTCTACGTCCTGCTGGCCGCGTTCGTCGGCGCGTTCGCCGATTCGATGCCCAAGGGGCGGGTCATGTTCATCGCCAACCTGATCAAGGTGTTCGGCTGCTGCCTCATCTTCTTCGGCGTCCATCCGCTGATCGCCTGCGCCGTGGTCGGTTTCGGCGCCGCCGTGTATTCGCCGGCCAAGTACGGCATCCTGACCGAGCTGCTGCCGCCCGAAAAACTGGTCGCGGCCAATGGCTGGATCGAAGGCCTGACCGTGATGTCGATCATCCTCGGCACCGTGATGGGCGGCGCGCTGGTCAGCACCCATGGCGGCGCCTGGCTGATGACGCTGGACTTCCCCGTCATCGATACCGGCATCGACACCCCGGTCAAGGCTTCGCTGGCGGTGCTGATCGCCGTGTACGCGCTGGCCGCCCTGTTCAACCTGCGCATCCCCGACACCGGCGCCCACTATGAACACCAGGAGCGCAATCCGATCAAGCTGATCGCCGACTTCGCCGAATGCTCGGCCACGCTGTGGAAAGACAAGCTGGGCCAGATCTCGCTGGCTGTGACGACCCTGTTCTGGGGCGCCGGCGCGACCCTGCAGTTCATCGTGCTGAAGTGGGCCGAGCGTTCGCTGCATATGAAGCTGGACAAGGCCTCGACCCTGATCGGCGTGGTCGCGATCGGGGTGGCGGTCGGCGCCGCGATGGCGGCCAAGATGATCCCGCTGAAGAAATCGCTGACCGTGATCCCGCTCGGCATCATCATGGGCATCGTGGTGATGGCCATGACCCTGGTGTATTCGGTGACCGTCGCCGTGCCGCTGCTCCTGATCATCGGCCTGCTGTCCGGCTTCTTCGTGGTGCCGATGAACGCCCTGCTGCAGCACCGCGGCCACGTGCTGATGAGCGCCGGCCATTCGATCGCCGTGCAGAACTTCAACGAGAACCTGTCGATCCTGACCATGCTGGCCGTGTACGCCATCATGATCACGCTGAACCTGGACCTGAACGTCATCATCGTCCTGTTCGGCTTCGCCCTCGCCGGCCTGATGTTCCTGATCGGCCGCCGCCACGCCGCCAACCAGCGCGAGCACGACTCGCTGGCGCTGATTGGCGAGCACAAGCACTGA
- the alr gene encoding alanine racemase, with the protein MPRPLHAIIHLDAMQHNLARARACAPTARVWAVVKANAYGHGLECGMRGFAEADGLALIETENALRLRELGWVKPILLLEGIFDDADVPLLAEHNINSAVHCIEQVKMLEYTQLYRPIDVHLKMNTGMNRLGFRPEEYAAAYRRLRAIPGIRNITLMTHFANADELEHPRLSIAEQVRRFREGAAGLEGQRSLSNSGGVLHQAALAKELHNDWVRPGVMLYGGTPGGGVSAGAYGLLPTMTLKSEVIGIQQLAAGDTVGYGSRFVAEAPMTIGVVACGYADGYPRHAEHGTPVIVDGVKTRLIGRVSMDMMTVDLTPVANARVGSKVTLWGDGLPIDEVAQGAGTIGYELMCALAPRVRVAEGRLGTD; encoded by the coding sequence ATGCCACGTCCCCTCCACGCCATCATCCATCTCGATGCAATGCAGCACAACCTCGCCCGCGCGCGCGCCTGCGCGCCCACGGCGCGGGTATGGGCGGTGGTCAAGGCGAACGCCTACGGCCACGGCCTGGAGTGCGGCATGCGCGGCTTTGCCGAGGCCGACGGCCTGGCCCTGATCGAGACCGAGAACGCGCTGCGCCTGCGCGAGCTGGGCTGGGTCAAGCCGATCCTGCTGCTGGAAGGGATTTTCGACGACGCTGACGTGCCCTTGCTGGCCGAGCACAATATCAATAGCGCGGTGCACTGCATCGAGCAGGTGAAAATGTTGGAATACACCCAGCTCTACCGCCCGATCGATGTGCACCTGAAGATGAATACCGGAATGAATCGGCTCGGCTTCCGTCCCGAGGAGTATGCGGCGGCCTACCGGCGCCTGCGCGCGATCCCCGGCATCCGCAACATCACCCTGATGACCCACTTCGCCAACGCCGACGAGCTGGAGCACCCGCGCCTGTCGATTGCCGAACAGGTGCGCCGCTTCCGCGAAGGCGCGGCCGGGCTGGAAGGGCAGCGCAGCCTGTCGAATTCCGGCGGCGTGCTGCACCAGGCTGCGCTGGCCAAGGAATTGCACAATGACTGGGTCCGCCCCGGCGTGATGCTGTACGGCGGCACCCCGGGCGGCGGCGTCTCGGCCGGCGCCTACGGCCTGCTGCCGACCATGACCCTGAAATCCGAGGTCATCGGCATCCAGCAGCTGGCGGCGGGCGACACCGTCGGCTACGGCAGCCGCTTTGTCGCGGAGGCGCCGATGACGATCGGCGTGGTGGCCTGCGGCTATGCGGACGGCTACCCGCGCCATGCCGAGCACGGCACGCCGGTGATCGTCGACGGCGTCAAGACGCGCCTGATCGGCCGGGTCTCGATGGACATGATGACGGTCGACCTGACGCCGGTCGCCAATGCGCGCGTCGGCAGCAAGGTGACCCTGTGGGGCGACGGCCTGCCGATCGACGAGGTGGCGCAGGGCGCCGGCACGATCGGCTATGAACTGATGTGCGCCCTGGCGCCGCGCGTGCGGGTCGCCGAGGGCCGACTTGGAACCGACTAA
- a CDS encoding DUF1853 family protein, with product MEAPVRGAADNYQSYFERRWGHLRRARVRALAWLLDAPDLLDIHDPHWEGRIATLGPVLPATERWLAALDEDPSALDAALGAKPSTRLGLYAEKLMAFYFAEQGRLVAHGVQVRAGRDATIGEFDFLLDAGPDGVEHIEFATKFYLLQGEVHGDIVSSFDNFVGPNLADSLGRKMRKVFDRQLQLGAHPAAQELLPRPVVSAKALVKGWLFYPAGTYFAMGGITAGHCRGFWCALSELEQMDADRFLVLPRLQWLPPFRASSATWMLDRAQLVAELADHFENAGNPVLVAVVRDDRSNGEGSIVEIERGFIVPDDWRERAGARPYP from the coding sequence ATGGAAGCGCCGGTGCGCGGCGCGGCTGACAATTACCAGTCGTATTTCGAGCGCCGCTGGGGCCATCTGCGGCGCGCCCGGGTGCGGGCCCTGGCCTGGCTGCTGGACGCGCCCGACCTGCTCGACATCCACGATCCGCACTGGGAAGGCCGGATCGCCACCCTCGGCCCGGTCCTGCCTGCGACCGAGCGCTGGCTGGCGGCGCTGGACGAGGATCCGTCGGCGCTCGACGCCGCCCTCGGCGCCAAGCCGAGTACCCGCCTCGGCCTGTACGCGGAAAAGCTGATGGCCTTCTATTTCGCCGAGCAGGGCAGGCTGGTCGCCCATGGGGTGCAGGTGCGGGCCGGGCGCGACGCCACCATCGGCGAATTCGACTTCCTGCTCGATGCCGGGCCGGATGGCGTCGAGCACATCGAGTTCGCCACCAAGTTCTACCTGCTGCAGGGCGAAGTCCACGGCGATATCGTGTCGAGCTTCGACAACTTCGTCGGTCCCAACCTGGCCGACAGCCTGGGCCGCAAGATGCGCAAGGTCTTCGACCGCCAGCTCCAGCTCGGCGCGCATCCGGCGGCGCAGGAGCTGCTGCCGCGTCCGGTGGTGAGTGCGAAGGCGCTGGTGAAGGGCTGGCTGTTCTATCCGGCCGGGACCTATTTTGCGATGGGCGGCATCACCGCCGGCCACTGCCGCGGCTTCTGGTGCGCGCTGTCGGAACTCGAGCAGATGGATGCCGACCGCTTCCTGGTCCTGCCGCGCCTGCAGTGGCTGCCGCCGTTCCGGGCCTCGTCCGCGACCTGGATGCTGGACCGCGCCCAATTGGTCGCCGAGCTGGCCGATCATTTCGAGAACGCGGGCAATCCCGTGCTGGTGGCGGTGGTCCGCGACGACCGCAGCAATGGCGAAGGCAGCATCGTCGAGATCGAGCGCGGCTTCATCGTCCCCGACGACTGGCGCGAACGCGCCGGCGCCCGCCCATATCCCTGA
- a CDS encoding uracil-DNA glycosylase, giving the protein MNGFAERDAIFLAEMGIAPLWHLRNAASEAPLAEAARAEEAALASAPAVAEALPAARQDAAEDAFGAVVSPPAPAQAAPPAPPAAPAPAPAPAPAPRPVQPGPRPLQPVAQSVSALAPVAPEDLAWDDAALPADATPEEIAQMDWDQLGLAIASCRRCSACREGRAPVPGTGARKARWLVAVGASTAADEKARVPLAGEPGKLLDNMLAAVELSREREVYITNLIKCRPTTPAGGDRAPTPEEAMACRPYLERELALTGAGTVLTLGQIAANTLLGRPLAEPLAGVRGGPYPLPGAGATLVATLHPGELLRRGGDKALAWADLCRARAASAAADGSAGARRG; this is encoded by the coding sequence ATGAACGGGTTTGCCGAACGCGACGCCATCTTCCTGGCGGAGATGGGGATTGCGCCGCTCTGGCATCTGCGGAATGCAGCAAGCGAGGCGCCGCTTGCCGAAGCTGCGCGGGCTGAAGAAGCGGCCTTGGCAAGCGCGCCGGCGGTGGCCGAAGCGCTGCCGGCCGCGCGCCAGGATGCGGCCGAAGACGCTTTCGGCGCGGTCGTGTCCCCACCTGCGCCCGCCCAGGCCGCGCCGCCTGCGCCGCCGGCCGCACCTGCGCCTGCACCTGCGCCTGCGCCTGCGCCGCGACCGGTGCAGCCGGGCCCGCGTCCGCTGCAGCCGGTCGCCCAGTCGGTGTCGGCGCTGGCGCCGGTCGCGCCCGAAGACCTGGCCTGGGACGACGCCGCTTTGCCGGCCGATGCCACGCCGGAAGAGATCGCGCAGATGGACTGGGACCAACTGGGGCTGGCGATCGCCTCCTGCCGCCGCTGCAGCGCCTGCCGCGAGGGCCGCGCGCCGGTGCCGGGCACGGGCGCCAGGAAGGCGCGCTGGCTGGTGGCGGTCGGCGCCTCGACCGCGGCCGACGAGAAGGCCCGCGTGCCGCTGGCCGGCGAGCCCGGCAAGCTGCTCGACAATATGCTGGCGGCGGTGGAGCTGTCGCGCGAGCGCGAGGTCTACATCACCAACCTGATCAAGTGCCGCCCGACCACCCCGGCCGGTGGCGACCGCGCGCCGACGCCCGAGGAAGCGATGGCCTGTCGACCCTACCTGGAGCGCGAGCTGGCGCTGACCGGCGCCGGCACCGTGCTGACCCTGGGCCAGATCGCGGCCAATACCCTGCTCGGACGCCCGCTGGCGGAGCCGCTGGCCGGCGTGCGTGGAGGTCCGTATCCCTTGCCAGGCGCCGGGGCGACCCTGGTGGCGACCCTCCATCCGGGCGAGCTGCTGCGGCGCGGCGGCGACAAGGCCCTGGCCTGGGCCGACCTGTGCCGGGCGCGCGCCGCCAGCGCTGCGGCCGATGGAAGCGCCGGTGCGCGGCGCGGCTGA